In Vicia villosa cultivar HV-30 ecotype Madison, WI unplaced genomic scaffold, Vvil1.0 ctg.001083F_1_1, whole genome shotgun sequence, one genomic interval encodes:
- the LOC131633165 gene encoding uncharacterized protein LOC131633165 — MVNEFNPNEIVRDPDSRKQIDEYAPDIQDQVRRAYILKGPMQPDLPSFPRTSFGSVKRAFSKSWYKNYSWLEYSEIKDLVFCFYCFLFKKSGRAERFGFEVFTKSGYKDWKHSSQGFKDHVGSHIFFAVYIFFARALRIFWLRHCIEPCSLS, encoded by the coding sequence ATGGTTAATGAGTTTaatccaaatgagattgtgcgtgaTCCAGATAGTAGGAAACAAATTGATGAGTATGCTCCGGATATTCAAGACCAAGTGAGGAGGGCATATATATTGAAGGGTCCAATGCAACCAGATTTGCCAAGCTTTCCTCGTACTTCATTTGGAAGTGTTAAAAGAGCATTTAGTAAATCATGGTATAAGAATTATTCATGGTTAGAATATAGTGAGATCAAGGATctagttttttgtttttattgctttctctTTAAGAAATCCGGGAGGGCCGAGCGCTTTGGTTTTGAAGTTTTCACTAAAAGCGGATATAAAGATTGGAAGCATTCATCTCAAGGATTTAAAGATCATGTTGGTAGTCATATATTTTTTGCAGTCTATATATTTTTTGCCCGGGCTTTAAGaattttctggctccgccactgcattGAACCGTGTTCTCTAAGCTGA
- the LOC131633166 gene encoding uncharacterized protein LOC131633166, which yields MEWQKVVRKGQRNQDFRMRWDSFPYGRMQVGQEDVISSFYCSEFPERCKAEDLFKLFGCVGNVVEVVIPARRNRFGKRFGFGRFKGVQDEKLLAIKLDNILIDGKKIHVNKPRFNRSEGKGRVAPWLQEKAPPRMNRDFVPNYVDKNKSFAEVVGKCKVKDHKEEEVKECLNYISSEAIKKRWKKAYIGEVQFAGETYNVQTHLEVEGFFLIKVHPLGAKLCLLEEIEEGVIEELINEASSWWTQWFKSIRPWQESDVDTERALWIRVYGIPCHAWSYDFFELIAKSLGNYICVDEETMLGSKMDIARILIKAPFVFALNEHMEVNIDGLMYQLILREDTYGPSSIVAQKVDLKKSQSSSSFSGDSGSDDAEGFCGEEDESSVGETPLTIEKIQPAIGADPSRKKAEPHKNGRREVVSPKEALFEKKLSEAINEKEIFDAALKVAWETKNSNHEKDTKYSDSISEPSFSVSKVMDSLDFVAGDTEGITGSEEEVEEENLPRIKSIKKIQKRKNLIRAKSLAELNGPFIKHQTKPKSSKKFLKGPLKKSLVGPSDLDGILPETNFSPSSFVNTVASKKEELLSPDNKPAESDILRCNNRILSNFGSAAEGKLRSLVSKLGVVTGDNKRDPTRFMLVNSTEQEVLEGREVQLKRLK from the coding sequence ATGGAGTGGCAGAAAGTTGTTAGGAAAGGCCAACGGAATCAAGACTTCCGTATGCGGTGGGACTCTTTCCCTTATGGAAGAATGCAGGTTGGACAAGAGGATGTAATTTCATCATTCTACTGTTCTGAGTTTCCGGAGAGGTGCAAAGCGGAAGACCTCTTCAAGCTTTTTGGTTGTGTTGGCAATGTGGTGGAGGTTGTGATACCGGCAAGGAGAAATAGATTTggcaaaaggtttggttttgggaGATTCAAAGGTGTGCAGGACGAAAAACTGCTAGCGATTAAACTAGATAACATATTAATTGATGGAAAAAAGATACACGTGAACAAACCTAGATTCAATAGGAGTGAAGGCAAAGGTAGGGTTGCACCCTGGCTTCAGGAGAAGGCCCCTCCAAGGATGAATCGTGACTTTGTTCCCAACTATGTTGATAAAAATAAGTCTTTTGCAGAAGTTGTAGGCAAGTGTAAGGTTAAAGACCATAAGGAGGAGGAGGTGAAAGAGTGTCTGAATTATATCTCAAGTGAAGCGATTAAGAAGAGGTGGAAGAAGGCTTATATTGGGGAGGTTCAGTTTGCTGGAGAAACGTATAACGTTCAAACACATTTAGAGGTTGAGGGGTTCTTTCTGATAAAAGTTCACCCTTTGGGAGCTAAGTTGTGTTTACTGGAGGAGATTGAGGAGGGGGTTATTGAAGAACTGATCAACGAAGCTTCATCTTGGTGGACCCAATGGTTTAAATCTATCAGACCTTGGCAAGAAAGTGATGTCGACACTGAGAGAGCCTTGTGGATCAGAGTTTATGGAATCCCTTGTCACGCCTGGAGTTATGACTTTTTCGAATTAATAGCGAAGAGCCTTGGCAATTACATCTGCGTAGATGAGGAAACAATGTTAGGTAGCAAAATGGACATAGCCAGAATACTGATTAAAGCACCGTTTGTTTTCGCTCTAAATGAACACATGGAGGTGAACATAGATGGTTTGATGTACCAGTTGATTTTGAGGGAAGACACATACGGTCCTTCAAGCATAGTGGCCCAGAAGGTTGATTTGAAGAAGTCCCAATCCTCATCCTCCTTCTCCGGGGATTCCGGATCTGATGATGCCGAGGGATTTTGCGGCGAGGAAGATGAAAGTAGTGTGGGTGAAACTCCACTAACCATTGAGAAGATTCAGCCGGCGATAGGGGCGGATCCCAGCCGGAAGAAGGCGGAGCCGCACAAAAATGGGAGGAGGGAAGTTGTTTCACCGAAGGAAGCGCTTTTTGAGAAAAAGCTGTCAGAAGCAATAAATGAAAAGGAGATTTTCGATGCTGCTTTGAAGGTTGCGTGGGAGACGAAAAATAGCAATCATGAAAAAGATACCAAATACTCTGATTCAATATCTGAACCTAGTTTTTCTGTATCAAAAGTTATGGACTCCTTGGATTTTGTTGCGGGGGATACGGAAGGGATAACCGGCTCTGAGGAAGAGGTAGAGGAAGAAAATCTGCCACGTATCAAAAGCattaaaaaaattcagaaaagGAAGAATTTGATAAGGGCTAAATCCCTGGCAGAATTAAATGGGCCATTTATTAAACATCAAACAAAGCCCAAGTCCAGTAAGAAGTTTTTGAAGGGCCCTCTTAAAAAATCTCTGGTGGGGCCCAGCGATTTGGATGGAATTCTCCCAGAAACTAACTTTTCTCCCTCTTCCTTCGTGAATACTGTAGCGAGTAAAAAGGAGGAATTACTTTCTCCAGATAATAAACCGGCTGAGTCTGATATATTGAGATGTAATAATCGTATACTTTCTAATTTCGGTTCAGCAGCGGAAGGAAAGTTGAGGAGTTTGGTTTCCAAGCTAGGCGTCGTAACTGGAGATAACAAGAGGGACCCTACGAGGTTTATGTTGGTAAACAGTACTGAACAAGAAGTGTTGGAAGGGCGGGAGGTGCAATTAAAAAGGTTAAAATGA